Proteins found in one Aspergillus chevalieri M1 DNA, chromosome 2, nearly complete sequence genomic segment:
- a CDS encoding M13 family metallopeptidase (COG:E;~EggNog:ENOG410PFH5;~InterPro:IPR008753,IPR018497,IPR024079,IPR000718, IPR042089;~MEROPS:MER0011141;~PFAM:PF01431,PF05649;~TransMembrane:1 (i63-83o);~go_function: GO:0004222 - metalloendopeptidase activity [Evidence IEA];~go_function: GO:0008237 - metallopeptidase activity [Evidence IEA];~go_process: GO:0006508 - proteolysis [Evidence IEA]), whose protein sequence is MSNSKSSDEFEAAHLIEEGSHTVDEEHPHPHGSARVGQFTVDDFFRHPIRAIPDKHRKRLSTLLRLSGVLLLVFGGYFFWNYFEIERSCESSSRPDAPMLCESPECVHAASEILYNLDPNVANVDPCTDFDQYVCGGWRARHDMRPDQGSIFAGTAMAENAQMRLRHILEAPDAPSSEDKENFGKLKAAYQACLDESTINKRGSKPLEHVLAQLEDIYSMKGVSNRDVQKNLTDAVLQLIKFDVEALVVPSVSPDDRDPDSVAIFVVPVDEIGLPAREYYNNTDTVAEYTKVAEKVLGSFVSSKDSIKDVMTFEAKLANATPDTQTREDITKSYNPRTIKETESLLPEISLSDIISALAPSGYKNDRLIVGSPSYIESLSSILSETSRETVQLFFKWKIIQSFADSIEDPKIRPLREFNNKLSGKDPQATEERWRKCINVLDGGLPWSLSRFYILDSFSRASKELGDQVISDIKERFVFTLDQTSWMSPEVKKLGIQKVGNIVQKIGYPTKSPDVMDPSDVEEYYRDLKLSDETFFENQLAIAEFLIQRLWSKLGKPTDRNEWDMSAPTVNAYYNPPGNEIAFPAGIMQSPVFYGPSAPLYLTYGAFGAVSGHELSHGKCDHYFRPKMRSLTDPLSAFDSSGRHYDETGNYTDWWDEKTVAGFEERAQCFVDQYSEFTVTGPDSKPLHVNGRLTLGENIADAGGLAAAFHAWKKRDESKPDPLLPGLSTFSKEQLFFVSYANWWCSKTTREAAQSAIYNDPHAPKPARIIGTMANSREFKEAFQCASHDPVCKLW, encoded by the exons ATGTCCAATTCTAA GAGCTCGGACGAGTTCGAAGCGGCCCATCTCATAGAAGAAGGATCACATACTGTGGATGAGGAGCACCCACATCCCCATGGATCGGCGCGAGTTGGTCAATTCACCGTCGATGACTTCTTCCGCCATCCCATTAGAGCTATACCTGATAAACATCGAAAGCGATTGTCTACGTTGCTTCGATTGAGTGGAGTTTTGCTTTTGGTATTTGGTGGTTACTTCTTCTGGAACTACTTTG AGATAGAACGCAGTTGCGAGAGCTCATCACGGCCTGATGCCCCTATGCTTTGTGAATCCCCCGAATGTGTCCACGCGGCATCTGAAATACTCTATAACCTAGACCCCAACGTCGCCAATGTCGACCCCTGCACCGACTTCGACCAATATGTCTGCGGAGGTTGGCGAGCTCGTCATGACATGCGTCCAGACCAAGGGTCGATTTTTGCGGGCACTGCAATGGCAGAGAATGCTCAGATGCGACTTCGTCACATTCTGGAGGCCCCAGATGCACCATCATCGGAAGATAAAGAGAACTTTGGCAAATTGAAGGCGGCATATCAAGCGTGTTTGGATGAGTCCACTATCAACAAGCGCGGCAGCAAACCGCTGGAGCATGTGCTGGCTCAGCTGGAGGATATTTACTCCATGAAGGGAGTTTCCAACCGGGATGTCCAGAAGAATTTGACCGATGCGGTGCTGCAACTAATAAAGTTTGACGTTGAGGCACTGGTTGTTCCATCTGTTTCA CCCGACGACCGTGATCCGGATTCTGTTGCCATCTTCGTTGTCCCCGTAGATGAAATCGGACTCCCTGCTAGGGAGTACTATAATAACACGGATACCGTGGCGGAATATACCAAGGTTGCCGAGAAAGTACTAGGAAGCTTTGTTTCCAGTAAAGACAGTATCAAGGATGTCATGACGTTTGAGGCAAAGCTTGCCAATGCCACGCCTGATACACAGACTCGCGAGGACATCACAAAGTCTTACAACCCGAGGACCATCAAGGAAACCGAAAGTCTCTTGCCGGAGATCTCGTTGTCTGACATTATCTCGGCTCTGGCCCCATCTGGCTACAAAAATGACCGCTTGATTGTGGGTTCTCCATCATACATCGAATCTCTGTCGAGTATCCTCAGCGAGACATCCCGCGAGACTGTCCAACTTTTCTTCAAGTGGAAGATAATCCAATCATTTGCGGACAGTATTGAGGATCCCAAGATTCGGCCGCTCCGGGAATTCAACAACAAACTAAGTGGCAAGGATCCCCAAGCCACGGAAGAGAGGTGGCGTAAATGTATCAATGTGCTCGATGGGGGCCTTCCTTGGAGCTTGAGTCGATTCTATATCCTTGACTCCTTCTCCCGTGCGTCCAAGGAACTTGGCGATCAGGTCATCTCCGACATCAAGGAGCGTTTCGTATTCACGCTGGACCAAACTTCCTGGATGTCGCCTGAGGTAAAGAAGCTGGGAATCCAAAAGGTTGGTAACATTGTTCAGAAGATTGGATATCCCACCAAGAGCCCGGACGTAATGGACCCATCCGATGTCGAAGAGTATTATCGGGACCTGAAACTGTCCGACGAGACTTTCTTTGAGAACCAACTCGCCATCGCCGAATTCTTGATCCAACGATTATGGTCCAAATTGGGCAAGCCCACTGATCGGAATGAGTGGGACATGAGTGCCCCGACCGTCAACGCATATTACAACCCACCTGGCAATGAGATTGCTTTCCCGGCCGGAATCATGCAGTCTCCTGTATTTTATGGACCGTCCGCGCCTTTGTACTTGACTTATGGTGCTTTTGGAGCGGTCAGTGGACATGAGCTTTCACACGGTAAGTGCGACCATTACTTCAGGCCGAAGATGAGATCGTTGACAGATCCACTTTCAGCTTTCGATTCAAGCGGTCGCCATTATGATGAAACTGGCAATTATACCGATTGGTGGGATGAAAAGACAGTGGCTGGATTCGAAGAACGTGCACAGTGCTTTGTCGATCAATACTCCGAATTCACAGTCACCGGACCGGATTCGAAGCCATTGCACGTCAATGGTCGCCTGACCCTAGGCGAGAACATTGCCGACGCGGGAGGTCTTGCAGCGGCGTTCCATGCATGGAAGAAGCGCGACGAGTCGAAGCCCGACCCTCTCCTGCCTGGCCTGTCGACGTTTAGCAAGGAGCAGCTGTTTTTCGTCTCGTATGCCAATTGGTGGTGTAGTAAGACGACAAGAGAGGCGGCCCAGTCAGCTATTTACAATGACCCACATGCGCCCAAACCTGCTCGGATTATT GGAACCATGGCGAATTCTCGGGAATTTAAAGAAGCGTTTCAATGCGCGAGTCACGACCCTGTCTGCAAGCTCTGGTAA
- the LTE1 gene encoding mitotic regulator LTE1 (COG:T;~EggNog:ENOG410QDPV;~InterPro:IPR000651,IPR036964,IPR023578,IPR008937, IPR001895;~PFAM:PF00617,PF00618;~go_function: GO:0005085 - guanyl-nucleotide exchange factor activity [Evidence IEA];~go_process: GO:0007264 - small GTPase mediated signal transduction [Evidence IEA]): MEERQVRDPPTDTHASSSAQPAGFRSSVKPFGSATESTFATSNLRRANTVAQGGGNISKNNLESSAVDKEKPAEVSQLRTRDSHELLQKPLSLKRSLTQRGPRDALVNGRGGSHFTVGSVGQNGKIFLRPIRNLSIKEPRAQQQQPLSSSTDPSQSERLHPNTAHSHGQGANDPRWSNSQLSELQPDVTREENVVDDGESVTTESARSEYRQQNRQRPHSFSTISEHQSTSSIRPRGEYQRIVIDRSDDRRRSDIAEEPSAFPTLEVSIPHYRLGIPQFNKTESPALQSSRGSTQGYFRTSPLLGENLNSHPLSNVLSDSVIPERPSFVSSILSDTGVELGPDPTATEVPIFYEMKEPIEPSVFETLVSDMDDESVVRYIPGTKELSAATPARIVAQISSESFMDYELVSDFFLTYRSYLSPSHLLRLLLARLQWAINRWQDDGRIIRIRTFAALRHWILNYFTDDFAEDYELRVYFCDIINLLYNDVKSRENGGTSDLKILIDLKRCWHGKCAMIWDAPELSSAYYHQDSPVVPGGLIETIDGDQGERAQHFVQPGLPLSIGDDSVNVDAGQEPTLAQHYRTHSGATNQSIPVTVQSDDHCLAASCSFPPKSHRRPSNPPPKTAPHPVPLSPAKYAHVPPPPKSSTAASTKRRPFYTHAHKRSGSFSDSVRDDRAPLPLLKLDQWGISSQEILDPASLIRGTLYPPAESYMTMMAPLSPPLPLGSVPGLERQSTADGTSKPTTSGSGVKTIIGSIRRAINGAKHGNQNISRHTRGYSGSPFRGKTSTLPNNVAFGSDYYRDRKTTARSKKPTRIDTLCDEVLRQYRQVIADREETKQDPPQQEASMPRLQVPPSRIGSQVRSQSGLTMGSESIVIVDDTGLDIPMVSGANGEPIVDFERSPGFLNAGNGTATPKTDSLRVPSTRGDDKYSLRIFYDDSAPAGSSHQPSKTFYNNSDSSASRRSISIGHALPFRKRTSPSLRLRKYASFQSIISRRRPATSANGEPVPLVADLNVLQDEPETPTGPILRRRPGGDLRKMQNGKNRLSYLRSRSTISVAESELTASTRDVQSRRQTSLIPPNPRYSLIQTNSSQDVRRSFEAAIAKFAQIPDDDDGGVESTLLKLEGKWDGPETPRADGEGSSSAPHHRNMPVVLRQNCNDDGFQRRPTFLGDPLTYSQVRERMRPVRPYSDSVAESEESFSSIPLLERGLSDESMKKPPALSRVATNPAATPRASRTDTSDWDSSRPSTHVINKTESISRIPRGSTVPVPRPLAPRDRTRLSELSLDVIDRREILDGRPSTDSARLSRSSYRIPPHPLAQPPSPPMTIQNPRSITSCATPLNPVIVQAQPLTPDPSPSRRNAQPDPSRFIDMQQDVLSRSENGQQQPSPVAAPDVDHVPFILACESQLLAQQLTLVEMAALSEIDWRDLVEMRWSSGSPTTLSWVQFLTSEDHRGIDLVVGRFNLMVKWVLSEIVLTQDIHERVQTISKFIHVAVHAKRMCNYATMLQIAIALSSINCARLEKTWSLVSPEDKRLLKDMEALIQPVRNFHDLRVEMETANLQEGCIPFVGLYIHDLNYNSQKPAQVTTQAGEPLINFERHRTTARIVKNLLRLIDASTKYAFEPVQGVIERCLWIASLDEEGIQTRSRDLD, translated from the exons ATGGAGGAGCGCCAAGTTCGCGATCCCCCGACAGATACCCATGCGTCGTCCTCCGCTCAACCCGCCGGATTCCGTTCCAGTGTGAAACCCTTCGGTAGCGCAACAGAGTCGACATTTGCGACATCTAATCTACGACGTGCGAACACAGTAGCACAAGGGGGAGGGAACATCTCGAAGAACAATTTGGAATCATCGGCGGTGGACAAGGAGAAACCCGCAGAGGTCTCGCAGCTGCGTACCAGGGACAGCCATGAGCTTCTTCAGAAACCTTTGTCGCTCAAGCGGTCACTCACGCAGCGTGGTCCGCGGGATGCGCTGGTGAATGGCAGGGGAGGATCGCATTTCACCGTGGGTAGCGTCGGTCAGAACGGGAAAATATTTCTTAG GCCGATTCGAAACCTGTCCATAAAAGAACCTCGTgcgcaacaacaacaacccctcTCGTCCTCGACAGACCCGTCGCAAAGCGAGCGTCTACATCCGAATACTGCACATAGCCATGGCCAAGGTGCCAATGATCCTCGTTGGTCGAATTCGCAGTTGTCCGAATTGCAGCCGGACGTGACTCGAGAAGAGAACGTCGTTGATGATGGCGAGTCGGTCACCACGGAATCAGCACGATCTGAATACCGTCAGCAGAACCGCCAACGGCCACATTCCTTTTCTACAATCTCGGAACATCAGTCTACCTCGAGCATTAGACCTCGTGGGGAATATCAGCGCATCGTCATTGACAGATCGGATGATCGGCGGAGAAGCGACATAGCAGAGGAGCCTTCTGCCTTCCCGACATTGGAGGTTTCTATCCCACATTACCGATTGGGGATTCCACAGTTCAATAAAACTGAAAGCCCAGCCCTGCAGAGCTCGCGTGGGTCGACCCAAGGCTACTTTCGCACATCACCCCTTCTTGGCGAGAATCTAAATAGTCATCCGTTGTCCAATGTCTTGAGTGACTCCGTGATACCAGAGAGGCCGTCCTTCGTTTCCTCCATCCTGTCCGATACTGGTGTAGAGCTGGGTCCAGATCCTACGGCGACGGAAGTCCCTATTTTCTACGAGATGAAGGAGCCAATCGAGCCTTCTGTCTTCGAAACCCTAGTTTCAGACATGGACGACGAATCAGTGGTTCGGTATATTCCTGGCACTAAGGAACTCAGCGCTGCAACCCCCGCGCGCATCGTTGCGCAAATCTCATCAGAGTCTTTTATGGACTATGAGCTCGTCTCTGACTTTTTCCTCACCTATCGTTCTTACCTTTCTCCTAGtcacctcctccgcctcctacTTGCTCGACTACAGTGGGCAATTAACCGCTGGCAAGATGACGGACGGATCATCCGTATCCGCACGTTTGCGGCGCTTCGCCATTGGATTTTGAACTATTTCACCGATGATTTCGCCGAGGACTACGAGCTCCGGGTTTACTTTTGCGATATCATAAACTTGCTGTATAATGATGTTAAGTCTCGGGAAAATGGTGGGACAAGTGACTTGAAGATCCTCATCGACCTCAAGCGTTGCTGGCATGGCAAGTGCGCCATGATTTGGGATGCGCCGGAACTGTCATCAGCATATTATCACCAGGATAGCCCTGTCGTTCCAGGTGGTCTCATTGAGACCATAGACGGCGACCAGGGGGAACGCGCTCAGCACTTCGTGCAACCTGGGTTGCCATTGAGCATAGGTGACGACAGTGTCAACGTAGATGCTGGTCAAGAACCCACTTTGGCCCAGCATTATCGAACCCATTCCGGAGCCACGAACCAAAGCATCCCGGTGACCGTCCAGAGCGATGACCATTGCCTTGCGGCATCCTGCTCATTCCCACCCAAATCCCACAGACGTCCCTCGAACCCTCCTCCCAAGACGGCACCGCATCCTGTGCCCCTGTCGCCAGCAAAGTACGCCCATGTTCCTCCGCCACCCAAGTCGTCAACTGCGGCCTCTACAAAACGCCGCCCATTTTATACCCATGCCCACAAGCGCAGTGGGAGCTTCTCTGATTCGGTTCGAGATGATCGCGCTCCGTTACCATTGCTCAAACTTGACCAGTGGGGCATCAGTTCTCAAGAAATTCTCGACCCTGCAAGCTTGATTCGGGGAACCTTGTATCCTCCCGCTGAATCCTACATGACCATGATGGCACCCCTCTCACCGCCACTTCCGTTGGGCTCTGTCCCTGGTTTGGAGCGTCAAAGCACGGCCGATGGGACATCCAAGCCAACAACTTCAGGCTCGGGCGTCAAGACCATCATTGGATCAATTCGCAGAGCAATAAACGGGGCGAAACATGGTAACCAGAATATCTCACGACATACCCGGGGATATTCAGGGTCACCGTTTCGGGGGAAGACCTCTACCCTCCCGAATAATGTGGCTTTCGGATCAGACTACTATCGGGATCGCAAGACGACCGCGCGGTCCAAGAAACCAACACGAATAGACACCCTCTGCGATGAAGTCTTGAGGCAGTACCGTCAAGTTATTGCGGATCGGGAAGAAACGAAACAAGATCCGCCGCAACAAGAGGCCTCCATGCCTCGTCTGCAGGTGCCCCCGTCGAGGATTGGTTCGCAGGTCAGGTCACAAAGTGGGTTGACGATGGGGAGTGAATCGATTGTCATTGTGGATGATACGGGCTTGGACATACCGATGGTCTCGGGAGCGAATGGAGAACCAATTGTCGATTTTGAGCGTTCCCCAGGTTTTCTGAATGCGGGAAATGGTACAGCAACTCCGAAGACGGACTCTTTGCGCGTCCCATCTACTCGCGGGGATGATAAATACTCTCTGCGAATCTTCTACGACGACAGCGCTCCCGCGGGATCATCACACCAGCCCTCCAAGACATTCTACAATAATTCCGATTCATCTGCCTCGCGAAGGTCGATTTCCATTGGACACGCATTGCCATTCCGCAAGAGGACATCGCCCTCGCTCCGCCTCCGGAAGTACGCGTCCTTCCAAAGTATCATCTCGAGGCGTCGTCCGGCCACGAGTGCCAACGGGGAGCCAGTGCCACTCGTCGCCGACTTGAACGTTCTCCAGGATGAACCGGAGACACCTACGGGACCAATTCTACGTAGACGCCCTGGTGGTGATTTGCGCAAGATGCAGAATGGCAAAAACCGATTGTCTTACCTAAGGTCAAGATCAACTATTTCCGTTGCTGAGAGCGAACTCACTGCTTCTACTAGAGACGTGCAATCGAGACGGCAGACTAGTCTTATTCCGCCTAATCCGCGGTACTCTCTTATCCAGACGAACTCGAGCCAGGACGTAAGGCGTTCGTTTGAGGCTGCTATTGCCAAATTTGCGCAGAttcctgatgatgatgatggaggtGTGGAGTCAACGTTGCTTAAGTTGGAGGGCAAGTGGGATGGCCCCGAGACTCCGAGAGCTGACGGGGAGGGATCCTCGTCTGCGCCTCATCACCGCAATATGCCTGTCGTGCTACGGCAGAACTGCAATGATGATGGATTCCAGAGACGGCCTACTTTTCTCGGTGATCCATTGACGTATTCGCAGGTTCGGGAAAGGATGCGGCCTGTGCGCCCTTATTCGGACTCTGTTGCAGAATCGGAAGAGTCGTTCTCCTCTATACCCTTGCTCGAGCGTGGACTGAGCGATGAATCGATGAAGAAGCCTCCCGCGCTGAGTCGCGTCGCTACCAACCCCGCGGCGACACCACGTGCCAGCCGTACTGATACCTCTGACTGGGACTCATCGCGGCCGTCGACGCATGTCATTAACAAGACGGAAAGTATCAGCCGTATTCCTCGAGGCTCGACAGTGCCTGTGCCTAGACCTCTTGCGCCGCGGGATCGGACTCGTCTTTCTGAATTGTCCCTTGATGTCATTGATCGCCGTGAGATATTGGATGGACGTCCCTCAACAGATTCCGCTAGACTGAGTAGGTCGTCGTATAGGATACCACCTCATCCTCTTGCTCAACCTCCGTCTCCTCCGATGACTATTCAGAACCCGCGCTCTATCACCTCTTGCGCTACGCCGTTGAACCCTGTCATTGTCCAGGCTCAGCCGCTTACACCCGATCCATCTCCAAGCCGCAGGAATGCACAACCGGACCCTTCTCGTTTCATCGACATGCAGCAGGACGTGCTTTCGAGATCCGAGAATGGCCAGCAGCAACCAAGCCCTGTTGCTGCGCCTGACGTGGACCACGTGCCTTTCATCCTCGCTTGTGAGTCGCAGCTCCTCGCCCAGCAGTTAACACTGGTGGAGATGGCAGCCCTGAGCGAGATCGACTGGCGCGACCTGGTCGAAATGCGCTGGAGCAGCGGCTCCCCGACAACCCTGAGCTGGGTTCAATTCCTCACTTCTGAAGACCACCGTGGCATCGACCTGGTGGTAGGCCGTTTCAATCTgatggttaaatgggtacTTTCGGAAATTGTCCTAACACAGGATATCCATGAGCGCGTTCAAACGATCAGCAAGTTCATTCATGTTGCGGTGCACGCGAAGCGGATGTGCAATTACGCCACTATGCTTCAGATCGCTATCGCGCTCTCGTCAATTAACTGTGCCCGATTGGAAAAGACCTGGTCACTTGTCTCGCCTGAGGACAAGCGATTATTGAAAGATATGGAGGCGCTCATCCAGCCTGTTCGCAACTTCCACGATCTTCGTGTTGAGATGGAGACTGCGAATCTGCAGGAGGGCTGCATTCCTTTCGTTGGTCTCTATATCCACGACCTTAATTACAACTCGCAGAAGCCGGCGCAGGTTACTACGCAGGCTGGGGAGCCATTGATTAACTTTGAGAGACATCGCACAACCGCGAGGATTGTGAAGAATCTGCTGCGGTTGATTGATGCGAGTACGAAATATGCATTTGAGCCTGTACAAGGGGTTATTGAACGGTGTCTTTGGATTGCATcgttggatgaggagggaaTCCAGACGCGGAGTCGGGATCTTGATTGA